A region of the Callithrix jacchus isolate 240 chromosome 10, calJac240_pri, whole genome shotgun sequence genome:
AGAGTACAGCAtatggaaagagggaaaaaagagtcACTATGcaatggagaaacctgacaaacaccaCTTCAGCCAGGTGATGGAGAACATCATTAACAGTCGTAAGTCATGTTGACAATATGTACCCTTCATATGATGTAATAAATATGGCACATTACCTCTTTGATTTTCCCCAACCCCTGCCAAAACCCGTAAGAGTCTACTCATGAGGATACATCAAATTCCAATAGAGGAGCATCCTCCAATGTAGCTCACCTATACTCTTAAGGACTGTGAAGGTCATCAGATACAAGGAAAATCTGAGAAACtctcacagccaagaggagcccaAGACATCATAACAATTAAATGTGCTGTCCTGGATGGAAtcctagaaagaaaaaaggacattaagtgaaaatgaagaaaatctaaatgaacTATGAatattagttaataataatatatccgTATTAGTTCATTAGTTATAACAAATGTACCctattaatttaaaatgcttataGAGAAATATGTACAAATGATATATGAGCATTCTCTATATTATCTGCTCAATTTTTGTGTAAATCTAAAATTGTTCCCCAAAgtaaaatctataaataaaacatttaaagcaaACAGACCGAAAAGgcttatgtgtatgtataatttaatatgtttaataaatcagatataaatatttttaaaaacctaagatATGGTAACGGCAGATTAGTGGCTTGCCAGAAAGTGATGATTACTACTAGGGAAGGGGATGGGATAGAATAGCATGAAGGGATTAAAAAAGTGGCATGAGGAAACTTTTGGAGGCAAAGGTtatgtttatcattttaatttcacaGGTATAACTTAACAAATTATACAATGTAAATATATGCAGCTTATTATGTGACAATTATATCttgttaaagtgtttttttcccaaactataggagaaaaaaaagtcCATATTTAAATCCTCTTCTACAAAAGCAATCTTCAGGAATATTTGGTTAGCCCCATCACACCTGAATTTAATCagtgaattttgttttattcaaagaTTCATACATTTGGGAAGTTCCTGTGCCAACAATACTAGTCACCCAGCATCAAAATTTATGGAATAATGGTGACTTAGGACATGCTGGACATCTTTATTGTTGTTTTCCCACTTCAAGATTTTCAGTTTTATGGAAACAACCTCCCCAGACATTCTGACAagggaattttaaaaaccaaaccaaatcaagCAAAATATAGTTTGTCAGATTTAAAATGAGGCCAAGTTCCATTTTATGTCCGTGATCAGGAAACCAAATTATATGGCATCTGACATTTAAAATCACACTCCTAACAAGGCTGTCATTTGATGTCTTGGCTTTCTAGTATACTACTTAACTGCATAATATTGGGTaaccttgtgcctcagttttcccaactATGAAATTGGGATAATAGTACCTGTTTTGTGAGACTTCTGAAGGATTAAAGTTAATACAGGGCTTAGAAGACTACCTAGTCATGCTGTCCTGATTTTATAAATTCTATTAACTGTGTGAAATTAGccatcaggaaaatacaaataaatcacaGTGAAATACCACTTCACAAACTTGGAGGGCtataacaaaaaaagacagataacaaGTGTTgtcaaagatgggaagaaatcgggacccttatacactgttggtggaaatataaaatgtacacTCATTTGAACACGAGTCTGGAAGTTCCTCCAAAGACTAAAcctagagttaccatatgatccagcagttccactcctaCATATATACtcaggagaaaggaaaatatatgctGGACAAAATCTTGTACATGAAGGTTCATTTGCAGGATTTTTCATGGTAGCCAAAAGgtgtaaacaacccaaatgtccaacaactgagagagatggaaaaataaaatgtggtttatccatacaatgaaatatttggcAATACaaaggagtgaaggagggaaGTACTGATTCGTgtggaacatggatgaacctcgatCCGAAATAGGCAAATCACAGATAGAAAAAGCACATTAGTGGCTGCTGGGACAATTAGGGGGAATTGTGGAGTAACTGCTAGTGGGTATGAGAGTTATGcaaatgttataaaattaatagtgtgatggctgcacaactctgaGTACAtgaaaaatcaatgaattgaTACTTTGAGTGAGCTGTATAATATtggaattatacctcaataaagcatGATAACTGTTCTAAGATAGTCTGGAAAGAGAAAGCCTGAAAACAGTAATAATGATATTAATATAATCCATTAGTTTACCTCCTACTTTCATAGACTTCTGTACCCACACTTACTCCTGCTCTATTCATAATGGTCCCCTTGCAGTTGCCATATTATATCCTGCCTGTGAACATACTACACCAGCTTCCTGGAATTCTCTTTACCTTTTCTCTACCTGCCTAACTCCCATATATCTAAGACTAACCAGAGTAAACTAATTGGTAGAACAATCAACTCCAAATCCTAGTGACCTAACAAGATAAAGGTGTATTTCTCACTCATGTAGCTTCTCCCCAGATGACTGAGAGGTCCAAGCTCCTTACCTCTAACGGCTCCATCCCTCCTGGAGTCTTCTTGTGTATCCTCTATACATGGTTGAGATAAAGTGTGAGTCATTAGCACAGCTAGACCTTGAGGCCCTATAAGAAAATTTGCAAATCACTCACTCTGTTTTGAACAGGGTATATTTAAGACGATGTCAAAATATCCAATAGTCTTGCATCAAATATAGTTTATGACTCTGTATCTAAAACATATATTGCAATATCCTTTCCTTTCTCTACTGACTCCATGAATTTAGAGATGATCCATTTTATAAGctcaaagataattatttttcagaCTAAGAATATTAGGAGAAGAAGTACTTTCAACATCTCTACTGAGGATCTTATGATGTAGCACAGGGTATAAGCTGAAGCTAAAGGAAACTTTCCTTGAAGCCCTATTTACTAAAAATTGGAACACATTCCTTAGGAAAAATCAAAGTATGGCACGCAACATCCAAACTTCCATCATAGATACAGAGTTGTTACTATCTCCCACTTCCAAATTTGTTTGTCACATTGAGGATTACTCAAGAGGAGCAGGACACATTGGTTGCAGCAGGAGAAACTTGAAAGCACTCACTTTTATGGAATTCATAAGGGAGAGAATCTCTTAAAGTATTTACAATCATTTttgatacatttattattttaaaacataatgtagCCAAACGTCATCCACTGTATTAAATCTTTACAAAACTGAAATCCTAAAATGGTGATAAAAATTCTACTTCTGATAGAATCTATTCGTTTTTCCAATAAGATAGGGCATAATTCTTAATTTGCAGAACAAAATATAATATGCTTATGAGATTCCATCCCAAAGAACCTGCTATTCAGAGTAGCATTCAGAATAACGGGTGGAAAAGCCAACTCCAGAGTTTCAGATCCTACCCATAATTGGGGTAGGGAGGGGCTTTGGGCGGGGCCTCTCTAGAGAAGGAGGCGTTGTTAGAAAGCTGTCCGGCCAGTCCAAAGCTGTCACTAATCGGAGTAAGCCTTGGATTTGTGCAAGGATTCTGGCGTCTGGGTAGCACTCTCAATGAGAACTAGCTTCACTTGTCATTTGAGTAAAATCTGCAACCGGAGGAGGCTAGAGCTCCTGCACTGCTGAGAACTGAGACCTTCAAAAATGACTGTCACCCGCTGTAGGGAGCCAGCAAAAGCACGACCTTTCCTGAGAGAAGTTCGACTAGCCCCAGGGTTTTAGTGAGAAGTGCAATGGAACTCAGCGAGGGATTGAGAACTTCACAGCATGCGCGAGTTTGATGCCAGAGAAAAAGTCGGGAGATAAGGAGTTGCGTGTCCCTCAATTGCCGTCGCAGCCACAGCCACTCAAGTGCCGGACTTGTGAGTACTCTGCGTCTCCAGTCCTCGGACAGAAGCCGGAGAACTCTCATGGAGAACTCTCCCAGTTAAGAGTCAAGATCCCTACAGTAACTACTGTTTCTTGCTCTCCCCACTTGCTGCTCTCTGGGACAAACGACTGCTACCCTTCCCCTAACGACAGGATGGAAGCCAAGGGCAGGAGCTGACCAGCGCCGCCCTCTTCCACCCccgacccaggaggtggagatctcTTTGGTCCAGCCACATTCAACACCCactttcccctccctctccccctatATTCCCCAAaccccctccttcttcccttttccctcctccctggAGACGGGGGAGGAGAAAAGGGGAATCCAGGTCGTCATGACTGAGCTGAAGGCAAAGGGTCCCCGGACTCCCCACGTAGCGGGCAGCCCGTCCTCCCCCAAAGTCGGGTCCCCACTGCCGTGTCGCCAAGCCGCAGGCCCGTTCCCAGGGAGCCAGACCTCGGACACGTTGCCTGAAATTTCTGCCCTACCTATCTCCCTGGACGGGCTACTCTTCCCTCGGATCGGCCAGGGACAGGACCCTCCCGACGAAAAGACGCAGGACCAGCAGTCCCTGTCGGACGTGGAGGGTGCATATTCCAGAGTTGAAGCTACAAGGGGTGCTGGAGGCAGCAGTTCTAGACCCCCAGAAAAGGACAGCGGACTGCTGGACAGTGTCTTGGACACTCTGTGGGCGCCCTCAGGCCCGGGGCAGAGCCAACCCAGCCCTCCTGCCTGCGAGGTCACCAGCTCTTGGTGCCTGTTTGGCCCCGAACTTCCCGAAGATCCACCGGCAGCCCCCGCCACCCAAAGGGTATTGTCCCCGCTCATGAGCCGGTCCGGGGGCAAGGCTGGAGACAGCTCCGGGATGGCAGCTTCCCATAAGGTGCTGCCCCGGGGCCTGTCACCCTCCCGGCAGCTGCTGCTCCCGACCTCTGGGAGCCCTCATTGGTCCGGGGCCCCAGTGAAGCCGTCTCCGCAGCCCGCTGCGGTGGAGGTTGAGGAGGAGGATGGCTCCGAGTCCGAGGACTCTGCGGGTCTGCTTCTGAAGGGCAAACCTCGGGCTCTGGGTGGTGCAGCGGCTGGCGGAGGAGCCCAGGCTGTCCCGCCGGGGGCGGCTGCAGGAGGCATCGCCCTGGTCCCCAAGGAAGATTCCCGCTTCTCAGCGCCCAGGGTCGCCCTGGTGGAGCAGGACGCGCCCATGGCGCCCGGGCGCTCCCCGCTGGCCACCACGGTCACGGATTTCATCCACGTGCCCATCTTGCCTCTCAGTCACGCCTTATTGGCCGCTCGCACTCGGCAGCTGCTGGAGGACGAGAGCTACGACGGCGGGGCCGGGGCCGCCAGCGCCTTTGCCCCGCCGCGGAGCTCACCCTCCGCCTCGTCCACCCCGGTCCCCGGCGGCGACTTCCCCGACTGCGCGTACGCTCCCGACGCCGAGCCCAAGGACGACGCGTACCCTCTCTATGGCGACTTCCAGCCGCCCGCCCTGAAGatcaaggaggaagaggaaggcgcGGAGGCCTCCACGCGCTCCCCGCGTTCCTACCTGGTGGCGGGTGCCAGCCCCGCCGCCTTCTCGGATTTCCCGCTGGGGCCACCGCCCCCACTGCCTCCACGAGCGCCCCCATCCAGACCCGGGGAAGCGGCGGTGACCGCCGCACCCGCGAGTGCCTCAGTTTCGTCCGCGTCCTCGTCGGGGTCGACCCTGGAGTGCATCCTGTACAAAGCGGAGGGCGCGCCGCCCCAGCAGGGCCCGTTCGCGCCGCCGCCCTGCAAGGCACCGGGCGCGGGGGGCTGCCTGCTCCCGCGGGACAGCCTGCCCTCCACCTCCGCctccgccgccgccaccgccgccgggGCAGCCCCCGCGCTCTACCCTGCCCTCGGCCTTAACGGACTCCCGCAGCTCGGCTACCAGGCCGCTGTGATCAAGGAGGGTCTGCCACAGGTCTACCCGCCCTATCTCAACTACCTGAGGTAAGGCCCGGGGGGACGCATCCAGGGCGTCCGTGAGTAGCGGTTCCGCGGGCTGCAGCGGccaaccccaaccccagccccagccccggcGCAAGGCTGCGCTCCCCCAGGCGGCCGGAGAGGGTGGGCAGCGGGATACTGCACCGGGTAGTTGcctcccttcttcttcccttctctcctcacTCTTTTGGGGACACGAAGGTGGGCGCAGAATGTGCTGTTTTTGGAGCATGCCTCCCcgaaaggtttttctttttcttttccttttttttaactttccgaATCTTCCAGATTCCGAAGCAGAACCAACCCTGATTTAAAATGTGCGGCGTCACACTAGGTCCGCTGTAGCCTGCGGAGCAGAAAGTGCGCAGCGAGTCGGGGACTTTATGAGATGCTTCTTTCTTAGAAGGAGCTTTCTTAGAAGGAGAGGAGTTAAGGCACGGTTCCCCCCGGGAAGGGTGGGACTTGAGAGGTGGCGGGCCAGAACCGAAAGCAGCACAATCTTAGGGATTTGAAAATTTTAAGGACTCAGTTGTCTTAAGACTCTCAAGATTAAAATTAAGTTCACGTGGGAGATGTTTAAACTGTGAATTTAAATACCAGTCAGTGCATTGCACCGTTTTCTAATTATTCCTTGCGATTCACTACTTTTTTTTCatacaggtttaaaaaaaaactctttaattTGCATACTGAAGTAATGggatgtaaaagaaaaagaatgctctGTTTTGAATCTTATGTTGTGAGTAGGCAAAACAGTGTCAGTGTATTGAACAATACTTTAAAATGACAAACACATACTTGTTTAAGTAAGCAATGATTACAGAGTTgtgttttaaaaactcaaaaccaaaacaTTGCAAAGTGCCATCGAACTTTTAAAGCCAAACTATGTTTGTTTTGACCCAGCATACAGACAGGAAGGACAAAACATTTCATTTGTCAAAGACTAAATTGCTTCTATATAAAGAGTTTTGtaga
Encoded here:
- the PGR gene encoding progesterone receptor; this translates as MTELKAKGPRTPHVAGSPSSPKVGSPLPCRQAAGPFPGSQTSDTLPEISALPISLDGLLFPRIGQGQDPPDEKTQDQQSLSDVEGAYSRVEATRGAGGSSSRPPEKDSGLLDSVLDTLWAPSGPGQSQPSPPACEVTSSWCLFGPELPEDPPAAPATQRVLSPLMSRSGGKAGDSSGMAASHKVLPRGLSPSRQLLLPTSGSPHWSGAPVKPSPQPAAVEVEEEDGSESEDSAGLLLKGKPRALGGAAAGGGAQAVPPGAAAGGIALVPKEDSRFSAPRVALVEQDAPMAPGRSPLATTVTDFIHVPILPLSHALLAARTRQLLEDESYDGGAGAASAFAPPRSSPSASSTPVPGGDFPDCAYAPDAEPKDDAYPLYGDFQPPALKIKEEEEGAEASTRSPRSYLVAGASPAAFSDFPLGPPPPLPPRAPPSRPGEAAVTAAPASASVSSASSSGSTLECILYKAEGAPPQQGPFAPPPCKAPGAGGCLLPRDSLPSTSASAAATAAGAAPALYPALGLNGLPQLGYQAAVIKEGLPQVYPPYLNYLRPDSEASQSPQYSFESLPQKICLICGDEASGCHYGVLTCGSCKVFFKRAMEGQHNYLCAGRNDCIVDKIRRKNCPACRLRKCCQAGMVLGGRKFKKFNKVRVMRALDAVALPQPVGIPNENQALSQRFTFSPSQDIQLIPPLINLLLSIEPDVIYAGHDNTKPDTSSSLLTSLNQLGERQLLSVVKWSKSLPGFRNLHIDDQITLIQYSWMSLMVFGLGWRSYKHVSGQMLYFAPDLILNEQRMKESSFYSLCLTMWQIPQEFVKLQVSQEEFLCMKVLLLLNTIPLEGLRSQSQFEEMRSSYIRELIKAIGLRQKGVVSSSQRFYQLTKLLDNLHDLVKQLHLYCLNTFIQSRALSVEFPEMMSEVIAAQLPKILAGMVKPLLFHKK